Sequence from the Melitaea cinxia chromosome 18, ilMelCinx1.1, whole genome shotgun sequence genome:
TGTGTATCATGtggacccatttaaatttaattgagctctgacaagtactttttgagtaatttttaatgcgaatttacgtgactattttttcgtcgagctCTATTGTATGCCTGCCTGTGTGCctactgattttgattttgatgaatCTTTCTTTAATccaaagctaatgcttgtcttgaggtcccatttaaatttgattgagatctgaggattactttttgagtaatcttagataacgcgtacttactggaatattttttcgtctaccaacgttgtgttacttgtcgacgtaattgaagtcagtttttttttcgtttgcgagcaaacataaatAAAGACAAAGATGGTTTGATATTCTTCTAACAACACGAGTATATGTTGGTTTGGTTTTGGTTTGGTTAAGTGGTTGGAGGGTAAAGAAGAATTAAGGGACTATCTGCATTAGACTACTTTCAAAGATAAAACAATGCATGTTTGCTTTTCTCTTATTTGGAATGTTATTTGGTTTTAAAATTTGTCTGAATCTTActacaacatatttttttttaaagaataacaaATATCGTCTACGAgaatacatgtaaataaaattgaagtgtctgtctgtgatttcacaataattgtgttttttcaagttctataattatttacacgatactaaaacacaaacaaatgattttaaaattgttgtcctttagtctgtctctctgtttgtgGCTTAACCGATTAAcatgaaagtaataaaaacaaattaaatctcAAAATAAGATCAAGGAGTTCACATGGAAACATAAACTTTTTATCCCATTACCGCTGGATCAGgagttaaaaaattatgagtgtCTAGATAATCTCCCACGCGAAAGAAGATGCGGGTACGAgtagtattatattaaattaaaaaaaaaatgatacttctttttcgtttgtctcttaataattttgtaaaatatacaatatataccaATAAAATACAGCCAGTCCGTATCGTAGCACAAATCAATTGTAGATATAgaaaaagaatatttgtaaattCATATGCAGTTCAAAATAGTGTCTTACTTTCATTCCATTCTGCATATAGGTACCAAAGACAACGATTGAATCCCGTATAATCAGACGAATTCAGACGATGAATCAGAGAATACTTAAAGATAATCATTATGTCACAGGATTCATGCATTCAAAATAAAtctataggtataaataaaaaatcaagtgtgctttagaccacacgactgaagtaaaacttccttagttACCCcaacagtaatatacgaaacgtaactctcttagATATAGGagagtagaggaacactgatattTTTTGCAACCTTGCGAAGCCGAGGCGGTTCGCTAgtttgattataaaatacattaatgatttatttgtatgtatgtatttaataaatgtgtataaCAGCTTTTGATGTAACAGTTTAGAAATGACACAGTGACTTAATAGAGACTATTTATTAATCAGACGTTTTGAAGATGACCTTTTGTATCGCGATGCGTCTTATCAGACGGCACGCGCTTCGCTCCCGACCTGTCTTGCTGGACTCAATATTGTgcataaataatagtataacgATCTGAACTGTGACGTTTCGACTCaaatgcaaatatttaaatgttttcaccaatacttttatttttacagaaaaatCCACCACCTAACGTAGAAGAGATAAATTTAGCAGGCACAATTCCAGAAATAACAAATAATCTCACTAAACAGCACACATCTCTAAAACCAGATTTCATGAGAAACTTGGACCAAATCATGAAGGAATGCGTCCACGCATGCGATGTCGTGTCACAAAACCCGGCCGTGAAGGCGCTGGTCAACTCGTCTAAAACTTACGATTTAATCATTTTAGAGGTTTTTGGCAGCGAATGTTTCCTACCCTTCGGCAATCGATTCAAAGCTCCAGTTGTCGGGCTCTTATCAAGTGTTCCTCTGCCATGGGTCAATGAGCAGTTAGGAAATCCAGAGGGAACGGCCTACATACCAGCATACATGATGGGTTATGGACAACGTATGAAGCTATGGGAACGTTTTGTAAACACCGTAGCTGTAATATTTGCGAAgataagttacaaaattaagtCGCAGATACCATCACAGGTTTGTAATTGTTACAAATTAAGTATTTCGAAGTAAAATAGTGATTAGTTCTCattgttaaatttttgatattattgcaGGTGATTGCTGATCGTCTTTTTGGTTCTGGTCCAAAATTGGAAACACTAGCTCAAAATTATAGTGTGGTTTTAGCTAACAGCCATTTTAGTATTAACGAAGTGCGACCATTGGTTCCTGCTCTTGTTGAAGTTGGAGGCTTACATCTTGACAATTCACAAATAATGCCAAaggttacatttttaatttttttttatagatttacaatttttttttatttgcatgaTGTACATTGTTTTCTTATCTTTTTTCGCAAAGGATTTTCGAagtcattaattatataaataaaaatgtcagaAATGTCCAATTTTTCAATAAGCTTGTGGACAGAACTGTTTACTTAATTTAAGTTACATATATTGCGTCGTGTTTATTAACCGAAATCAGTATTTGCcagaacaataatataataattacatgcaTTACTATTACTTATTACTTGCGAGTCGTCACAGACGATATGCAATGGTTAACCTAAATTAAAGATGGTGCCGATTGCTAAGTGGCAACTATCACAAAGGAATATATTATTGATCCTAGACCTAAGACCCTACTGATCTAGATAGTTCCATTCGAATATGAGATATACGAATCTAATATTTGTGATATAATTGTGTGTTTTCTTTTAGGCTTTAAAGAGGTTTTTAGATAGCTCGTACGAAGGTGTTATTTATTGGAGCTTCGGCTCTATGTCGCGGATCGAAACAATATCAAGTGAAAAATTGGCACAGATTTTTACGGCGTTATCTGAACTATCTCAAACTGTCCTGGTGAGATTAGATCGGAAGTTGCTTTCTAGCAATCTCACAGTCCCAGACAACGTTTATACTATGAAGTGGATACcacaatataaaactttatgtaAGCATAACAcacgtaattataattattatttacgatgcaaaatacattaaaactacaaatgagttgaagttaaataaatgttttaataatataaaattatcttaataatCAGACTGACTAAAGATTCGAGGCAGTGTTTTGTCATTATGTCCATGTTCACATTACACgttctaattttattaagatattattcATTACTAATAGTAAAACTTATCTATTCAAATAATCTTTTCTGTTAAGTACTGGTAGTTCATAAATCATGTGAACTTTTACAGGTCACCCAAACGTACAATTGTTTATATCACATGGTGGTCTACTCGGGACACAAGAGGCGGTCGCGTGTGGGGTACCGATGCTCATAGTGCCTCTGTATGCTGACCAGGCGCTGAACGGTCACGCTATGAGTGATCGCGGTGTTGCACGAATCATTTCCTTAAGATATTCAAGTACAGCGTCTTGGAAAGAAGCTTTCTATGATTTGTTTACAAATGTTAGGTAAGTTATTTTGGTCTAATTGCAGAaagacacgagaatttttaagaaaaaacttcgcagaaaaaaatatgttagtgTTCGTACTATGCAGAAGATAATTAGAAAAAGAATAGTGTCAGctcgaaataaaaaacaaaaaaaaaacaaaaacgatttcaattacaccgacaagtaatacgacctAAAGTAGACGTAAAAACAGTAGACTAATTAAGAATTATGAGAGACTAGCttcccggacagacttcgttctgtcaaaagttaatagtaaaaattattattatttaaatgttttaatgtattaaaaaaccttttatgataattaaatttaattgatatcattaaggaacatacaaaaaaaaaaaatagccgaattggtcgagccattctcgagttacgcacttagcaacattcatttttatttatatagataattcaaaaagtatgggacagatatcaattaaatttaaatggaaatttTGATGAATATTTAATCATAAAAGAATCATAGAAATCGGTCTTCGCGTTACAAATGttgaggtaacacataaaaaatgggggaaaaaatacagtcgaattgagaatgtCCTTTTTTGAAGATTGAAAAAATACTGATAATTTAGTTATAACATTTTGACAATCAATATAAAGTTATCATTACTTTCAGGTATAAGGaaaatgcattaaaattaaaagatatattcCTGGACCGCCCCATGTCACCCCTAGACACTGGGGTTTACTGGATAGAGTATGTCCTTAGACACAAGGGTGCTGGCCACATGCGTTCTCCAGCCCTCGACTTATCCTACTCACAGTATCTACTTCTAGATTTTTTAGCTTTTAGCATTATTAGCATATGTTTAGTTATTTACCTACTTCATAAATTATTTCGCTATTTATGCACTAGGTGTATTTGGCGGTTTCCTAAAGCGATCGTCTCAGAAAAGATACTTTTCAGGCGAAACAGTAatctatttcattattttctttgGATATACAAGTTGAAAACGAactaatggttttttttttagcaaCCGATCTCTAGTGTaaactttgtaaataattatatgtaagcTATTTATTAGTTTCGCCTTTCGTAAGAGATTAATTGATTGTATGAGATTAGTGTTATATCAAAAGAACTGTGGGGGGAATTTGTTTGGAAGAGTCTTAAAACCAAGGGCGTAACTATAATTttgtaagataaaaataaataaatatgtaaaactcgataattatgagatttttttttttaatttactgcaACTATTCATTCACTTTCACTATTTACAATACTTCTATAATAGGGTGAGGAGGTTTTGGCTAAATCtacctaaaaattattattagtttcgATTCAGGGTGGGGAAAGCCTCACCTTTCCCTACCGTATGTATGCTTAAAACTCTAGCTACAGAAATGCAATTAATTTCACAATGTGAAATGGAACAAAAGGAAatgatttgtaataaaaaataataattatgtccactcatacacatttttttatttccctaCTTCCTAGTAAGAACAATCCTGGGTTTAGTCCTGTTTAATTCGTTGTCTTCTTGCGCGTTATTTACTTTGTCTGGCCAGTTTGATCGAATATATACGtatgttaaaattatgtaatataactCCAATAAAAGCGGTAAAGTACCTTACATTAATGTAAAAAtctttaataacataataatataaaaaaattacagatgaCATCAGATAAGAGAAGTATGGACAATCAACTCATCACAGTTAGTTAATTTTACTTGATttcagtaatgcttttaatgctGTTGATTTACTACTAGCCATACTTAGTTCTCTTAAAATATCTCCTGAAGTGACGGTTTCATATACTTGCGCAATCGTTGGCAACGCATATACATTGATGGTCATTCTTCCAACTGGTGTATGAGTAAAGCTGGCGTGCCGCAAGGTGACGCGTTGTCCCCTCTATTATTTTCGATTTTCATTTCATCTGTCACTAATCACATATCTTCTCTCTGTCATTTGTACGCGGATAATCTTCAAATCTACTCGTAATCTCATCTCAGTGAAATTTCACAATGTATAAATTTGTTGAATTTTACATCTATTCAACGATGGAGTAAGTATTATCATGGTTTAAGGGTTTAATCGCTATCaagtatacatgataacaaccgggaccgacggcttaacgtgctctccgaggcacggtgcatATAACACCAACACGCGTATAGCCAAGGTAAATCAACAGAGTCAGCTCTACACGCAGTGGTCAGCAAAATAGAAGAGGCCATTGAAAACAAGGCAATGTGTCTCGGCACCTTCATTGACACAGAAGGAGCTTTTGACATGCTCAGTAAGAGTCATCAAACTCAAATCATCTGAGAACAACATGCACTGGTAGCCAGAGGATGTCCACAAGGAGGGGTGCTttccccactactgtggaacATAGTAGTAAATAACCTCATGACTCGActgaaccagcacaactacttcacgatcggGTCTGCTGATGATATCGCCATTTTAATTAGCTGCAGAGTCAGTAGTACCGTGTGCAATGTCACGCAGCAGGCGCTACGAattgtggagagatggtgcatagaCAGCGAACTTACCGTCAATCCTGGAAAGAggaacaggtaatgttcactaacaaacgACAACTGGGGGACTACAACCCCCCTAGACTGTTCGGTACGGAGCTCcagttcagctcggaggtaaagtatctaggaatcactctagatagcaaactgaactggagcaaCCATCTCAACAGCAAAATTGACAAGGCTACAATAGCCTCCTGGCAGTGCCACAGAATGATAGGTAAGAAATGGGGGTCTATCCCCAAAAatcactctgtggctgtaccagtccgtcatcaggccaatCATCAGCTACGGTGCagtggtttggtggccgagaaccagACTAATCACCGGTGAAGCAAAGTCacaacgacttcaaaggctggcttgcatggcgactacgTCCTGCATGAGGACCATTCCGACTGCGGCCCTGGAAGCCCTACTGAAGTTGCCGCCGCTGCATCTGTTTATCCAACACGAGGCGGGAGCGGCTGCGGTAAGACTCAAGAAGCTAAACCTATGGAGGAACGTAAAAGTAACACATACAGGAATACTTCGCGAACTGGTAAACAGGGAACCGCTCATCGAAGCAGTCACCGACAGGATACCCAAACAATacgtattcaataaaaaatacagaatacaattacatgaaGATCCAGGGGAGGGCCTTAACCTCAAAGAGTtaagaatcttcacagacgggtcgaaaacattAACAGGTACAGGTTCTTGGGTTCACTCAGAAGGCCTGAATATCAACATCTCATCGCCATTGGGAATCCATAATACTGTCTTTCAGGCGGAATGcatgggaatcataatggcaaCAACAGCGATAAACTCCAGAGAtgtacagggttttccaatccgtatactATCTGATAGTAGATCGGCCCTGCAAGCCCGGcagagcgacattatgacatcagggttaatatacgagtgccatcgagctctgacgaaggtaagtgaaacaaacaccacTACCCTTCGATGGATAAAAGGtcacagtggatcgcgaggcaacgaCGCGGCTGATCGACAGGCGAGGGAGGGATCGGAGTTGAGGGTctacggacccgaacccattctgccCCTGCCTTTTGGATGGTTGCGCGGCCAGCTGCGACATAACatcaaggtaatgcaccaagaatattggacaaacctagttacctgcaggcagaccaggGAAGCTCTTCCGAGGATCAACCCAGCATTGttccgcaaacttcgcggttatgggagagtccagctccgactactggtcggggctttTACCGAACATGCCTTGCTAGACAAACACTTACACaatttaggtgttacagacagccccctatgcagagtgtgcatggaggcagaagaaacggccTCACTCATCCTGCTGGGATAcggtagtgtggcgaactacagggcgcTACACCTCAGGACACTGAGGTCGCtcgggaagtcgtcggcaacacaaggggtctgctaggcttcctcaaggaacTAGGCTGGCATGAATAAGGCCCCCAGCCaaccacgcaaaataggcgcactgagacgtcgagttgcggagaatagtCCGTGAAGAATCAATCCATCAATCAaatactagtaaacttttttgtaaaattatttatgtaattttatactgtggacaaaaataaataaagacatatgtttttttttatttcacttaatagtttgaattattattattactataatttgtttgatttattttattttacggtatttattattttctaaaatactaaatttcctaaatacttttatgtactcaATAAAACACcaattgacaaaataaaaaaaaaaatcaagaactagaaaatatatataaaatacaacatttttttttcaaattgtgttgcttttatactatccgaagaaacttcgttcctacctggtgtcccatgacaccacataataatgattattttttactactGCATAAGTGCTGAAAGTGGATTAAACCATTACCTTACTTGCATTTtaccacaagcattaagttgcccATATAACAGATGACCGTAATTATGTGCATAGTGAacatattttgatttgattaataGGTCATACATATTTGGTACGGTCTGTGcatttgtttttgtgttttgtgatttatatccgccaacccacagaggaacagcatggtggattaagctccaatccttctgcatggagaaagaggcctatgcccagcagtaggatgttacaggctgaatgcggtTTATATACTTTCCACACAGGACTTTAATTTTTCTAGAGATGTTAACTGTGATACACTTATGATTTTAttcagaaaaaatatataaaaagatacattgaaaaatacaaaaGACTCACCAATACAGAACTGGGTCACCAAAATCCATGTCAAAACGGAAATGAGAGAATGCTTGAAGT
This genomic interval carries:
- the LOC123662036 gene encoding UDP-glycosyltransferase UGT5-like — encoded protein: MYGRLIDALSRRNHTLTILTHFTMKNPPPNVEEINLAGTIPEITNNLTKQHTSLKPDFMRNLDQIMKECVHACDVVSQNPAVKALVNSSKTYDLIILEVFGSECFLPFGNRFKAPVVGLLSSVPLPWVNEQLGNPEGTAYIPAYMMGYGQRMKLWERFVNTVAVIFAKISYKIKSQIPSQVIADRLFGSGPKLETLAQNYSVVLANSHFSINEVRPLVPALVEVGGLHLDNSQIMPKALKRFLDSSYEGVIYWSFGSMSRIETISSEKLAQIFTALSELSQTVLVRLDRKLLSSNLTVPDNVYTMKWIPQYKTLCHPNVQLFISHGGLLGTQEAVACGVPMLIVPLYADQALNGHAMSDRGVARIISLRYSSTASWKEAFYDLFTNVRYKENALKLKDIFLDRPMSPLDTGVYWIEYVLRHKGAGHMRSPALDLSYSQYLLLDFLAFSIISICLVIYLLHKLFRYLCTRCIWRFPKAIVSEKILFRRNSNLFHYFLWIYKLKTN